The following nucleotide sequence is from Ahniella affigens.
GAAACGCAAATCACCTGGGAGTCGCCAGATCTTTGGCACTTGTGCGAGTGAGACCTGGTGCCAGGGGCTGGCCAGAAAGCGGTCGCATGTTCCCCGACGTTCGTTGTTTCTGCGTGCGCTCGGCGCTCAACTCATTGTGGTAGGCTGGCTGCGGTCAGTTGCCTGGCAATGCTTTCCAGGTCGCCGGACTGTCCAGGCTCGTGAGAGTCTCACGGCGGACCCTCGGCTCGAAAACGCCTCGTTCGCTGGGCCTCGGTGTTTCCCCTAGCACCGGGGCCAAATTTGGCTTCGGCGTCAACAGTCTTTAGAGCGGTACCGAGACCGGCATGCAATTTCGACGCAATGGCGGGTGCAGGACGCCTCGCGGGATCCCAAATAGGTCTTTGCAGACGTGGCCGAGTTGAGTGACAATCGCCGGGAACTCTGCTGATCACCCTCGGTCTATTGCCATCATGTTGCGCCGACTTACTCTGTGGTTTCTAATGGTGACACTGGTCCTGAATGGGACGGTGACGCCTTTGGCCATGGCGCATGGCATGCACCCAGGGATGACAATGAGTATGCACACTGGGACGCATGAGTCACATCTGACCGCAATGACGTCGGAACACGGGAAGATGGCGCACCAACATCGGTCAGAGTCGACTCGCCAGGAGCAAGCGCCCAGCAAGCCCATCAAGCCTTCACCGGGCGGTTGTTGTGATGGTCAGAGTTGCCAATGCGGTTGTGTGCTGCCGCCAGCGTTGGCGTTTTCACTAGGTGCCGTGATTCCGCCCGAGTTCGACGTCGTGCGGCCGATTCCTGTTGTCACACATTGCGTCGCCTATCGCGGCCATCCGCCGTTCCGTCCCCCAAGTCCTTAATCGGCTAAATCCTGTCGCGCCTGATGCCTGTTGAGGTGTCGGGTTTTCTGTGACTGTGGCCCTTGACGCTCCCAACTTGGGATGCGGGCTGCCATTGAGGAAGTATTCATGGCTTTTTTGTTCCGAGCTGCCGCACTCTGCGCGGCAGTAATGGGCTTGGCGGCGTGTGCCAGCCTTCCGCGCGAACGCGGCGATTCCGAAACGCGCGATCTAATTGCCAGTCGGCGGCCATTGCCGCCGAACTGGTCCCCTCTATCGCTTGAACCAAGGCCGCCAATTCCGACCGAGGCGCTTGAGGTCGAACAAGCGGTTCAACTGGCGTTCTTTTACAACCCGCAGATACGGGAGCAATTTGCCCGCCTGGGCATCGGCCGTGCTGATCTCGAAGACGCGCGGCGCATTGCGAATCCGAGTCTGGGCTATGTGCGCTTGGCGCCGAGTGCTGGGGATAGCCGTCAGGTGACGCGAAGCTTGACCTTTGGGCTGACAGAACTACTGCTGCTGCCGGTGCGCAAGCGTTTGGCAAGCGGTGAACTTGAGCGTATCGAGAGCGACGTTGCGAACTCGGCACTGTCGTTGGCTACGGCGGTCGAAATTGCTTGGTTTGAGGCGGTCAGTGCGCAGCAAGTGGCCGCTATGCGGAGTCTGGTTGCACGGGCAGCCGAGGGCAGTGCAAAGCTCGCTCAACGCTATTTTGATGCCGGTAACATTAGCGCGCTGCAACTGGCGCAAGAACAAGCGGCCGCGACCGAAGCGCGAATCGATGCTGTGACCGCAGACACGGCGGCATTGCGTGCCCGGCATGCACTCGCTGGCTTGGTCGGGCTTCGGGCCGAACAAGGCTGGATCATTCCGACTGAACTGCCAGCGCCGAAGAAGGATGCGTACGCTCCAGAAACGCTCACGACCCTTGCCCTGAGTTCGCGGTTGGATCTCAAATCGGCGCAGCAGGTGGTGGCGCTCCGGGAGCAGGCACTCGGTGCGAGCCGTCGTTGGCGCTGGCTCGGGGGGGTAGAAGTCGGTTACGAACGCGAACGGGAGTTTGATGGTGCGCGTACACGGGGACCGGTTGCATCGTTGGCATTGCCGATTTTCAACCAGGGACAGGGGGCCATTGGGCGTGCTGACGCTGCGCTGGTGCAAGCTCGCGCCGATCTGGATGCCACCGTTCTCAGCGTCCAGAATGACGTGCGCTTGGGATGGGAGTCGCTGACGGTCAATCGCAAGATCGCCGAGCGCTGGCGCGATGACTTGGTGCCCAATCGAGAAACGATCGTGGCACAGACGCAGGCGCGCGTGAACTTCATGTTGGTCGGCGTGTTCGAACTGCTCTTGGCCAAGCAGCAATCGTACGACGCCTATCAGGCTTACTTAGAATCCGTTCGAGATTACTGGGTGGCTCGGGCCAACCTTCGCGGCACAGTCGGCGGGCGTCTGCCTGATGACGGCACGGTAACCGAACCGACTCTGGGTGTGCAGGTCGTGCTGCCGGCTGAGGCCGTGGGCATGAGCGACCCCGTCTCGTCGCCTCGGGCGTCTGCGCCAGATCCCCATGCCGGGCACCGGATGCCGGATCAAGCATCGATGGCCGATCCGCACGCCGGACATCAGACTTCGGGGCAAGCACCCATGGTCAATCCGCATGCAGGCCACCAGATGTCGGGTATGCCGATGTCCGACCCGCCAGCACGGGAGCCAGTGACGGAGAGGTCACCGCCGGCTGTCGAAATGCCGAAGCCAGAACCCCAGGCCCATGACCACCAGCCTGCGATGGCAGCGCCGGCCGAATCGGATCCAACCGCGCCGGCGCCCATGTCTCCCGATGAGCCGCTCGTCGAGGACCCTGAATCCGACTCCCATCAGCCACATTCACACGGAGACCGTCCATGAAGCTATCGCGTCGTCGTTGGTTCAATTTTGCCGGCCTTGGCGCCTTGGCACCGCTGGGCTTGTTGCCGAAACTGAGTCAAGCGCAAGAGCACGATGCGCATCTGGGCGCCCGTTCAAAAGGAGAATGGCTCGATCGCGCAGCACCCAAGGCCCCGCCATCGGCGCCAACGAGTGCATTCAATCCCGTGCGGACGCTCAATGGCTGGACGCTACCGCACCGAATGGTGGACGGCGTCAAAGAGTTTCATTTGGTCGCTGAGGAAATCGAGCATGAGTTTGCGCCTGGGTCGCGCGCCAAGTGCTGGGGCTACAACGGATCGACCCCCGGGCCAACCCTGGAGGCGGTGGAGGGTGATCGGGTCCGTATATACGTGACCAATCGGCTACCCGAACACACCAGTGTGCACTGGCACGGGATCATGCTGCCCAGTGGCATGGATGGTGTGGGTGGGCTTTCGCAACCGCACATCAAACCAGGCGAAACCTACGTCTATGAGTTTGTCCTCAATCAGCATGGCACCCACATGTATCACCCGCATGCTGATGAGATGGTGCAACTGGCGGTCGGAATGATGGGAATGTTCATCATTCATCCTCGCGCGGGTGAGCCGGAACCGATTGATCGTGACTATGTTGTGCTGCTTCATAACTGGGCCTTGCATCCGGGAACGTATCGGCCCGACCCCTCGGTCATGCAGAACTTTGATCTTTGGACCATGAACAGCAAGGTCTTTCCAGCCATTGAGCCGATGGTCGCTCGCACCGGCGACCGCGTGCGGATCCGGGTCGCCAACTTGTCGATGTGGAATCATCCAATCCACATGCATGGCCCAAAATTCCTGGTGACCGGCGGCGATGGAGGCCGCTGGCCGCGCACGCAATGGCGCTCTGAGGTCACCGAGATAGTTGGTGTCGGGCAAATTCGCGATTTCGAATTCGTCGCATTGCCGGGTGACTGGGCCTTTCACTGTCATATGTCGCATCACACGATGAATGCGATGGGCCATGAGCTCCCAAATGCCCTAGGCGTTGATCAGTCTGGAGTAGCTGAAGAAATTCGGCAGTTGTTGCCCGGATTCATGCCCATGGGGCAGGGCGGCATGGCGGAGCACCAGGAGCACACCGATTCGGGGCATATGCAAGGCCCGGAAAACACGTTGCCGATGATGATGGGCAAGGGACCGTTCGGCAATTTGGAAATGGGCGGCATGTTTACGGTGATCAAGGTGCGCGATGACCTTGCTGCCAATGATTATCGGGATCCGGGCTGGTACCCGAATCCGCGAGGCACGGTCGCACACCGGATCAGCACTGACCCTGACTTTGGCGCGCCAACCCGGCGTGCGCCACTCCCTGGCTCACCGGCGCCTCTCGAGGCCAAACCGATGGACCATGCTTCCATGAAACACAGTTAAGGAGACCTTATCAATGAGCACGCTAAAGACTTTGTTGGTGCTGGGTGCCTTGGGTGCGGCTGGCGCGGCTGCAACGATTGGATTTGGTTGGTACAACGTGGCAGCTGATGATCCGCACTGGCCAGTTACCTATCGAGTGATCGATCTGGCCCGAGCGCGCTCGATTTCGGTTCGCGCTGAGGATATCGAAGTTCCAGATCTGCGCGATCCTGAGCTCATCCGTAGCGGCGCTGGTAATTACAGCGCGATGTGTGTGACGTGTCATTTGAGTCCGGGTGCCGAAGAAACTGAGCTCAGTGTCGGGCTCTACCCCAAGCCACCGCGGTGGGACGCACTGGGGCAAGCTGATCCACGTGCGGCGTTTTGGGTCCTGAAGCACGGCA
It contains:
- a CDS encoding c-type cytochrome; amino-acid sequence: MSTLKTLLVLGALGAAGAAATIGFGWYNVAADDPHWPVTYRVIDLARARSISVRAEDIEVPDLRDPELIRSGAGNYSAMCVTCHLSPGAEETELSVGLYPKPPRWDALGQADPRAAFWVLKHGIKASGMPAWGKSMDDKYLWGMVAFIKQFPTMTAAQYREQIAASPGHDHGGGETDVGAGDPHAGSHSSPSSSFEPEADPMAGDDPVTDAHASSEGHDH
- a CDS encoding TolC family protein; translation: MAFLFRAAALCAAVMGLAACASLPRERGDSETRDLIASRRPLPPNWSPLSLEPRPPIPTEALEVEQAVQLAFFYNPQIREQFARLGIGRADLEDARRIANPSLGYVRLAPSAGDSRQVTRSLTFGLTELLLLPVRKRLASGELERIESDVANSALSLATAVEIAWFEAVSAQQVAAMRSLVARAAEGSAKLAQRYFDAGNISALQLAQEQAAATEARIDAVTADTAALRARHALAGLVGLRAEQGWIIPTELPAPKKDAYAPETLTTLALSSRLDLKSAQQVVALREQALGASRRWRWLGGVEVGYEREREFDGARTRGPVASLALPIFNQGQGAIGRADAALVQARADLDATVLSVQNDVRLGWESLTVNRKIAERWRDDLVPNRETIVAQTQARVNFMLVGVFELLLAKQQSYDAYQAYLESVRDYWVARANLRGTVGGRLPDDGTVTEPTLGVQVVLPAEAVGMSDPVSSPRASAPDPHAGHRMPDQASMADPHAGHQTSGQAPMVNPHAGHQMSGMPMSDPPAREPVTERSPPAVEMPKPEPQAHDHQPAMAAPAESDPTAPAPMSPDEPLVEDPESDSHQPHSHGDRP
- a CDS encoding multicopper oxidase family protein; protein product: MKLSRRRWFNFAGLGALAPLGLLPKLSQAQEHDAHLGARSKGEWLDRAAPKAPPSAPTSAFNPVRTLNGWTLPHRMVDGVKEFHLVAEEIEHEFAPGSRAKCWGYNGSTPGPTLEAVEGDRVRIYVTNRLPEHTSVHWHGIMLPSGMDGVGGLSQPHIKPGETYVYEFVLNQHGTHMYHPHADEMVQLAVGMMGMFIIHPRAGEPEPIDRDYVVLLHNWALHPGTYRPDPSVMQNFDLWTMNSKVFPAIEPMVARTGDRVRIRVANLSMWNHPIHMHGPKFLVTGGDGGRWPRTQWRSEVTEIVGVGQIRDFEFVALPGDWAFHCHMSHHTMNAMGHELPNALGVDQSGVAEEIRQLLPGFMPMGQGGMAEHQEHTDSGHMQGPENTLPMMMGKGPFGNLEMGGMFTVIKVRDDLAANDYRDPGWYPNPRGTVAHRISTDPDFGAPTRRAPLPGSPAPLEAKPMDHASMKHS